The DNA window CTGCGCGGGTATCAGCCCCAGTCGAACACGGTAACGCTGTTGCCGGTAACAGCCCCAGCGGGCAGCACGTTCGACCCATTGGAAAGTGATCTCAAAGAAGTGGGCGTAAAAGCGGACCTGCTGGGTAACCGCCTGCACCTTACGTCGGCCCTGTACGAGATCAATCAGCGCAACCTGCTGATGAACGCCAACGACCCAACCAATCCTGACCTGCTCGTAACGCGCGGGGCCGAACGCAGTCGGGGCTTCGAGCTGGACCTGGCGGGCTACCTGCTCCCTAATTGGCAGATCAACGCATCGTACAGCTACATCGACGCCATCATCGTTAACGACCGTGAAGCCAGCCTGATTGGCGCGCGGAAGCAGAACACCCCCGTCCACAGCAGCAACCTCTGGACGCGCTACAACTTTGCCCCCAACACTCCGCTGGCCGATCTGGGTATCGGTCTCGGCGCGCAGTACAGCGGCAGCAAGATTCCGTGGTTCACGCGGGCGTTCGAGGTGCCGGCTTACACGCTGTTCGATCTGGCCGTGTATTACAACCCCTCGCGCAGCAACGTGC is part of the Spirosoma rhododendri genome and encodes:
- a CDS encoding TonB-dependent siderophore receptor; this encodes MTNVRTALQPALTTTNAIYVQEQVKLNRLTLLLGLRNEWFEDITNYDAPGPITVTKTALLPRLGLTYAINPAVNVYGTYLRGYQPQSNTVTLLPVTAPAGSTFDPLESDLKEVGVKADLLGNRLHLTSALYEINQRNLLMNANDPTNPDLLVTRGAERSRGFELDLAGYLLPNWQINASYSYIDAIIVNDREASLIGARKQNTPVHSSNLWTRYNFAPNTPLADLGIGLGAQYSGSKIPWFTRAFEVPAYTLFDLAVYYNPSRSNVQLALNMNNVLNTTYWIGAQNYLRLFPGAPRNTNLTVTYRF